Proteins found in one Allorhizobium pseudoryzae genomic segment:
- the acnA gene encoding aconitate hydratase AcnA codes for MTKSLDSFNCRSVLTVGGKDYVYYSLPKAEANGLPGVSKLPFSMKVLLENLLRFEDGKSVTKEHILSVAEWLGNKGKVENEIAYRPARVLMQDFTGVPAVVDLAAMRDGIKALGGDPEKINPLVPVDLVIDHSVIVDEFGNPNAFARNVELEYERNGERYRFLKWGQQAFKNFRVVPPGTGICHQVNFEYLGQTVWTKDEDGETIAYPDTCVGTDSHTTMINGLGVLGWGVGGIEAEAAMLGQPVSMLLPEVIGFKLTGTLKEGVTATDLVLTVVQMLRKKGVVSKFVEFYGTGLDTLPVADRATIGNMGPEYGATCGFFPVDSATVGYLDMSGRTKDRIALVEAYSKAQGMWREGDGSDLVFTDTLELDLGDVVPSMAGPKRPEGRLPLETIAPNFATALEGDYKKPGQLSQRWAVEGTDFDLGHGDVAIAAITSCTNTSNPSVLIAAGLLARNAVAKGLKSKPWVKTSLAPGSQVVGEYLEKSGLQKELDALGFNLVGFGCTTCIGNSGPLPAPISKTINDKGVIAAGVLSGNRNFEGRISPDVQANYLASPPLVVAYALAGTVQKDLTTEPLGEDRDGNPVYLKDIWPTSAEVQEFIQKYVTRELFETKYADVFKGDANWQAVQVPEGQTYAWDDQSTYVQNPPYFVGMPKKAGLGTENIVNARVLGLFGDKITTDHISPAGSIKAQSPAGAYLIGNGVSVADFNQYGTRRGNHEVMMRGTFANIRIRNFMLGPNGKEGGYTVHYPSKEEMSIYDAAMKYKAEGVPLVIFAGVEYGNGSSRDWAAKGTNLLGVRAVIAQSFERIHRSNLVGMGVVPFVFEEGMSWQSLDLKGDETVTIEGLNGEIKPREWKTAKITYADGSVKEIKILCRIDTLDEVTYVNNGGILQTVLRDLAA; via the coding sequence GTGACAAAATCTCTCGACAGTTTCAATTGCCGGTCCGTGTTGACCGTGGGCGGCAAGGACTACGTCTATTACAGCCTGCCGAAGGCGGAGGCCAACGGCCTTCCCGGCGTGTCCAAGCTGCCCTTCTCCATGAAGGTGCTGCTCGAAAACCTGCTGCGCTTCGAAGACGGCAAGTCCGTGACCAAGGAGCACATACTGTCGGTGGCCGAATGGCTCGGCAACAAGGGCAAGGTCGAAAACGAAATCGCCTATCGCCCGGCCCGCGTCCTGATGCAGGACTTCACCGGCGTTCCGGCGGTCGTCGACCTTGCTGCCATGCGTGACGGGATCAAGGCTCTCGGCGGTGATCCGGAAAAGATCAACCCGCTGGTTCCGGTCGACCTCGTAATCGACCACTCGGTTATCGTCGATGAATTCGGCAATCCGAACGCCTTTGCCCGCAACGTCGAACTCGAATATGAGCGCAACGGCGAGCGTTACCGCTTCCTGAAGTGGGGCCAGCAGGCGTTCAAGAACTTCCGCGTCGTTCCCCCGGGCACGGGTATCTGTCACCAGGTGAACTTCGAATATCTCGGCCAGACGGTCTGGACGAAGGACGAAGACGGCGAAACCATCGCCTATCCGGATACCTGCGTCGGCACCGACAGCCACACCACCATGATCAACGGTCTTGGCGTTCTCGGCTGGGGCGTTGGCGGTATCGAAGCGGAAGCCGCCATGCTCGGCCAGCCGGTCTCCATGCTGCTGCCGGAAGTCATCGGCTTCAAGCTCACCGGCACGCTGAAGGAAGGCGTGACGGCAACCGACCTCGTGCTCACCGTCGTGCAGATGCTGCGCAAGAAGGGCGTCGTATCCAAGTTCGTCGAATTCTACGGCACGGGTCTCGACACGCTGCCGGTCGCCGACCGCGCAACGATCGGCAACATGGGTCCGGAGTATGGCGCGACCTGTGGCTTCTTCCCGGTTGATTCGGCCACCGTCGGTTACCTCGACATGTCGGGCCGCACGAAGGACCGTATCGCCCTCGTCGAAGCCTATTCCAAGGCACAGGGCATGTGGCGCGAAGGCGATGGTTCCGACCTCGTCTTCACCGATACGCTGGAACTCGACCTCGGCGACGTCGTGCCGTCCATGGCCGGCCCGAAGCGTCCGGAAGGCCGTCTGCCGCTCGAAACCATCGCGCCGAACTTCGCCACCGCCCTTGAAGGCGATTACAAGAAGCCGGGTCAGCTTTCCCAGCGCTGGGCCGTCGAAGGCACGGATTTCGATCTCGGCCACGGCGACGTGGCGATTGCCGCCATCACGTCCTGCACCAACACCTCGAACCCGAGCGTGCTGATCGCTGCCGGCCTTCTCGCCCGAAACGCGGTTGCCAAGGGCCTGAAGTCCAAACCGTGGGTAAAGACCTCGCTCGCTCCGGGATCGCAGGTCGTCGGTGAATACCTCGAAAAGTCGGGCCTGCAGAAGGAACTCGACGCGCTGGGCTTCAACCTGGTCGGTTTCGGCTGCACCACCTGCATCGGCAATTCCGGCCCGCTGCCGGCGCCGATCTCCAAGACGATCAACGACAAGGGCGTGATTGCCGCTGGCGTTCTCTCCGGCAACCGCAACTTCGAAGGCCGTATCTCGCCGGACGTCCAGGCGAACTACCTGGCGTCCCCGCCGCTCGTCGTCGCCTACGCACTCGCCGGCACGGTCCAGAAGGACCTGACGACCGAGCCGCTCGGCGAAGACCGTGACGGCAACCCGGTCTACCTGAAGGACATTTGGCCGACCTCTGCCGAAGTGCAGGAGTTCATCCAGAAGTACGTCACCCGCGAACTGTTCGAAACCAAGTATGCCGACGTCTTCAAGGGCGATGCCAACTGGCAGGCCGTGCAGGTTCCGGAAGGCCAGACCTATGCCTGGGACGACCAGTCGACCTACGTGCAGAACCCGCCCTACTTCGTCGGCATGCCGAAGAAGGCCGGTCTCGGCACTGAGAACATCGTCAATGCCCGGGTTCTCGGTCTCTTCGGCGACAAGATCACCACCGACCACATTTCTCCGGCCGGTTCGATCAAGGCGCAGTCTCCGGCCGGTGCCTACCTCATCGGCAATGGCGTCTCGGTTGCGGACTTCAACCAGTACGGCACGCGCCGTGGCAACCATGAAGTGATGATGCGCGGCACGTTCGCCAACATCCGCATCCGCAACTTCATGCTCGGCCCGAACGGCAAGGAAGGCGGTTACACCGTCCACTATCCGTCCAAGGAAGAGATGTCGATCTACGACGCGGCCATGAAGTACAAGGCCGAGGGCGTTCCGCTCGTCATCTTCGCCGGTGTCGAATACGGCAACGGCTCCTCGCGTGACTGGGCTGCCAAGGGCACCAACCTGCTCGGCGTGCGCGCCGTGATCGCCCAGTCCTTCGAGCGTATCCACCGTTCGAACCTCGTCGGCATGGGCGTCGTTCCCTTTGTCTTCGAAGAGGGCATGAGCTGGCAGAGCCTGGATCTGAAGGGTGACGAGACCGTCACCATCGAAGGCCTCAACGGCGAGATCAAGCCGCGCGAATGGAAGACGGCCAAGATCACCTATGCGGATGGGTCCGTGAAGGAGATCAAGATCCTCTGCCGCATCGATACGCTGGATGAGGTCACCTACGTCAACAATGGCGGCATCCTGCAGACGGTTCTGCGCGATCTCGCGGCCTGA
- a CDS encoding DUF1223 domain-containing protein, with amino-acid sequence MALFFCGNAWAGDVASPKGVVELFTSQGCVSCPPADAALKKLVQQGDVVALSYHVDYWNYLGWTDTLSSKENTERQYGYAHSMGRSGVYTPQAIINGRQHVKGMDLPAINTLVEDMTGKGEGMRVPVAVRMQDDQMVIDIGAGEGRADIVVAYFTKKEEVEVQRGENSGRTMEYWHSVYDVQTVGMWDGKPQKITLPAKTLGRTKKDGCAVLLQTSSPKGEPAAILGATLIMAGRKRHD; translated from the coding sequence ATGGCCCTGTTCTTTTGCGGCAACGCATGGGCAGGCGATGTTGCTTCGCCGAAGGGCGTTGTTGAACTGTTTACCTCTCAGGGTTGTGTCTCCTGTCCGCCGGCCGATGCTGCGCTGAAGAAACTCGTTCAGCAGGGTGATGTGGTGGCTCTGTCCTACCACGTCGATTACTGGAACTACCTCGGCTGGACCGACACGCTGAGCTCCAAGGAGAACACCGAACGCCAGTATGGCTACGCGCATTCCATGGGGCGCAGCGGCGTCTACACCCCCCAGGCCATCATCAATGGCCGCCAGCATGTGAAGGGCATGGATCTTCCCGCCATCAATACGCTGGTGGAGGACATGACCGGCAAGGGCGAAGGCATGAGGGTGCCGGTCGCAGTCCGCATGCAGGATGACCAGATGGTCATCGACATCGGCGCCGGTGAGGGGCGTGCGGATATCGTGGTCGCCTACTTCACCAAGAAGGAAGAGGTCGAGGTGCAGCGCGGCGAAAACAGCGGCCGCACCATGGAATACTGGCACAGCGTTTACGACGTGCAGACGGTCGGCATGTGGGATGGAAAGCCACAGAAGATCACGCTGCCGGCAAAGACACTCGGACGGACGAAGAAGGATGGGTGCGCCGTGCTTCTGCAGACCTCCAGCCCGAAGGGCGAGCCGGCGGCGATCCTCGGTGCCACGCTGATCATGGCGGGCCGCAAGCGGCACGATTGA